The following proteins are encoded in a genomic region of Xanthomonas cassavae CFBP 4642:
- a CDS encoding bleomycin resistance protein, with the protein MTSTAETPDRAIPLLPGRSIEHTVAFYRRLGFVGDAHPHDAGYAILTQGDVELHFFAHPDLDPAACYAGCYIRVGDVDAVYAAMRAAQLPAHGIPRLDAVSDKPWGMREFALVDESGNLIRIGQVIGS; encoded by the coding sequence ATGACTTCCACTGCTGAAACGCCAGACCGTGCGATCCCACTGCTCCCCGGTCGCTCGATCGAACACACGGTCGCCTTCTATCGGCGGCTGGGCTTTGTCGGCGACGCGCACCCGCACGATGCGGGCTACGCGATCCTGACGCAGGGCGATGTGGAGCTGCATTTCTTCGCGCACCCGGATCTTGATCCCGCTGCCTGCTATGCGGGCTGCTATATCCGGGTTGGCGATGTCGATGCGGTCTACGCCGCCATGCGTGCCGCGCAGCTTCCGGCGCACGGCATCCCCAGGCTCGATGCTGTCAGCGACAAGCCGTGGGGGATGCGGGAATTTGCGCTTGTCGATGAGAGCGGCAATCTGATCAGGATTGGACAGGTAATCGGTAGCTAG
- a CDS encoding mannitol dehydrogenase family protein: protein MPIPTLSIATLTHLPTTVLPPNYNPKHTTIGIVHLGAGAFHRAHQAVYIDDLLAHDPSWAICAVSLHSSTVRDALRPQDGLYTLALLDEHPQLRVVAAIREVLCAADEQTAVLARLSDPAVRLVTLTVTEKGYCLAGDSLDLTHPDIAHDIAHPATPRSAIGYLVDGLQRRRQHNSAPFTVLSCDNLQDNGNLLRRAVLLLAQQNDPALAGWIDRQVSFPRSMVDSITPATDDTLRANVRAQTGLHDAWPIQRERYSQWVIEDRFCNGRPAFESAGVILSHDIAGYARAKLRLLNGPHSALAYLGSLLDLDTVVDAMRHRQLAAFVETLMREDIAPTLQPMPGFDPQHYIDAVLSRFRNPAIRHLLAQIAWDGSQKIPVRLLGVISDALDAGRRVDRLCIPVAAWLQFVRRQAANGITLVDPLSEVLSDIAHSTTGDASHDIAAFLTVDAVFAALSGDARFVEALRAAYAALGTATPAEIQLAIDAR from the coding sequence ATGCCAATTCCAACGCTCTCCATCGCAACACTCACGCACCTACCAACCACCGTCCTCCCTCCCAACTACAACCCCAAACACACCACCATCGGCATCGTCCATCTAGGCGCAGGCGCCTTCCACCGCGCCCACCAGGCCGTCTACATCGACGACCTGCTCGCGCATGACCCCAGCTGGGCCATCTGCGCCGTCTCGCTACACAGCTCAACGGTGCGTGACGCCCTACGCCCACAAGACGGCCTCTACACCCTCGCCCTGCTCGACGAACACCCGCAACTGCGCGTCGTTGCCGCCATCCGCGAAGTGCTGTGCGCCGCCGACGAGCAAACAGCGGTGCTTGCGCGTCTGTCAGACCCCGCCGTGCGCCTGGTCACTCTCACCGTCACCGAAAAGGGATATTGCCTCGCAGGCGACAGCCTCGACCTCACCCACCCCGACATCGCGCACGACATCGCACATCCCGCGACGCCGCGCAGCGCCATCGGCTATCTCGTCGACGGCTTGCAACGACGCAGGCAACACAACAGCGCACCCTTCACCGTCCTCAGCTGCGACAACCTGCAAGACAACGGCAACCTGCTACGCCGCGCGGTGTTGCTGCTCGCACAGCAGAACGATCCCGCGCTTGCGGGTTGGATCGACCGGCAGGTCAGCTTCCCGCGCTCGATGGTCGACAGCATCACCCCCGCCACCGACGACACGCTGCGCGCCAACGTGCGCGCGCAAACCGGTCTCCACGACGCCTGGCCGATCCAGCGCGAGCGCTACAGCCAATGGGTGATCGAAGACCGCTTCTGCAACGGCCGCCCCGCCTTCGAAAGCGCAGGCGTGATTCTCAGCCACGATATCGCTGGCTACGCACGCGCCAAACTGCGCCTGCTCAACGGCCCGCACTCCGCACTCGCCTATCTCGGCAGCCTGCTCGATCTGGATACCGTCGTCGACGCCATGCGCCACCGGCAACTGGCCGCCTTTGTCGAAACCCTGATGCGCGAAGACATCGCCCCCACCCTGCAGCCCATGCCGGGCTTCGACCCGCAGCATTACATCGACGCCGTCCTCTCCCGCTTCCGCAACCCCGCCATCCGCCACCTGCTCGCCCAGATCGCCTGGGACGGCTCGCAGAAGATTCCGGTACGTCTGCTCGGCGTCATCAGCGATGCATTGGACGCCGGGCGCCGGGTCGACCGGCTCTGCATTCCGGTAGCGGCCTGGCTGCAGTTCGTGCGCAGGCAGGCGGCCAACGGCATTACCCTGGTCGATCCACTGAGCGAGGTCCTCAGCGACATCGCCCATTCGACCACCGGCGATGCCAGCCATGACATCGCCGCGTTCCTCACCGTGGATGCAGTGTTCGCCGCGCTCTCTGGCGATGCGCGTTTTGTGGAGGCACTGCGCGCTGCCTATGCTGCGCTGGGCACTGCAACACCGGCAGAGATACAGCTGGCAATCGATGCAAGGTGA
- a CDS encoding Kelch repeat-containing protein has product MRLLKTSLCASLLAAAIGTLPAPGQAADKAAPATTPASSKQLQQWQALTTRNKPHARHENSMVAIGDRLYLIGGRDQRPLEIFDTRTRRWSQGSAPPLMVSHAQAVVSSGKLYFVGGFTGDHPEETSLSNLLIYDPQTDRWQVGPEIPKQRRRGAAGAVEHDGVLYLVGGNTRGHMSGYVPWLDAFDTRTQQWTQLADAPHARDHFHAVVIDGKLYAAGGRRSAHESGNTLAQTIPEVDVYDIGRGTWSVAPAALPTQRAGTAAIARDGRLLVIGGESMRQVEAHDEVEAYDPHAGTWTTLAALPKGRHGTQVAAVDGTAYLAAGSGNRGGGPELDDVLMLERTTVAD; this is encoded by the coding sequence ATGCGCCTGTTGAAGACCTCGCTCTGCGCGAGCCTGCTTGCTGCCGCGATCGGCACTCTACCTGCGCCGGGTCAGGCGGCCGACAAGGCAGCGCCAGCGACTACTCCGGCGTCATCTAAGCAGTTGCAGCAATGGCAGGCGCTGACCACGCGCAACAAGCCGCATGCGCGCCATGAAAACAGCATGGTGGCCATCGGCGATCGCCTGTATCTGATCGGTGGACGCGATCAGCGCCCACTGGAAATTTTCGACACCCGCACGCGCCGCTGGTCACAAGGCAGTGCACCGCCGCTGATGGTCAGCCATGCGCAGGCGGTGGTGTCGTCCGGCAAGCTGTATTTCGTGGGCGGCTTCACCGGCGACCACCCCGAAGAAACGTCGCTGAGCAATCTGCTGATCTACGATCCCCAGACCGACCGCTGGCAGGTCGGGCCGGAGATTCCCAAACAACGCCGCCGCGGTGCTGCCGGCGCCGTGGAGCACGACGGCGTGCTGTATCTGGTTGGCGGTAACACACGCGGGCACATGAGCGGCTACGTTCCGTGGCTGGATGCCTTCGATACCAGGACACAGCAATGGACGCAGCTGGCCGATGCGCCGCACGCACGCGACCATTTCCATGCGGTGGTGATCGACGGAAAACTGTATGCCGCCGGTGGACGCAGGTCGGCGCACGAAAGCGGCAACACCCTGGCGCAGACCATCCCGGAAGTCGATGTCTATGACATCGGGCGCGGCACCTGGTCGGTGGCACCGGCCGCATTGCCGACGCAGCGGGCAGGCACTGCCGCCATCGCACGCGATGGCCGGCTGCTAGTCATCGGCGGCGAGAGCATGCGGCAGGTCGAGGCCCATGACGAGGTGGAGGCCTATGACCCCCACGCCGGCACCTGGACCACGCTTGCAGCACTGCCGAAAGGCCGCCATGGCACCCAGGTTGCCGCCGTCGACGGCACGGCGTATCTGGCCGCCGGAAGCGGCAATCGTGGCGGCGGCCCGGAGCTGGACGATGTGCTGATGCTGGAGCGCACGACGGTGGCGGATTGA
- a CDS encoding SymE family type I addiction module toxin, with translation MSYQHYDVRRAEDVIGCGVPKLRLSGRWLEHCGFAVGDALQTTVGRGVLLISRVAPALPAVKSRRK, from the coding sequence ATGAGCTACCAGCACTACGACGTGCGGCGTGCCGAGGATGTCATCGGTTGTGGGGTGCCCAAGCTGCGGCTGTCCGGGCGCTGGCTGGAACACTGCGGTTTCGCGGTTGGCGATGCGTTGCAGACCACGGTGGGGCGCGGCGTGCTGTTGATCAGCCGCGTGGCGCCTGCACTGCCCGCGGTAAAATCGCGCCGAAAGTGA
- a CDS encoding DNA-binding protein, protein MQQHHACEHYGNSMQQERVVARTPAKQAIATTPPKNVANAAARGLRLREQHGRGGTAIGVARARDLSAQKSLSTQTIRRMHAYFARHSVDKSGKGWADRSAPSAGYIAWLLWGGDAGQRWAARLYQRLEDAANAKTATGKSVRAGSTAAADASGTKTRTAGKAAAKRTAKKTAARKVAKKASGASSAKKPAAGKAVASNAGAGSAATRKSSTGAREAGGTTAARKPAAKKTAASKTAASKTAARKATAKKRPAKKAVTKKTATGRPAASKSASTRSTANKSAGKASAPWNTPSPKRASRKRSLSPAQKTQAQQRAKAAGRPYPNLVDNMAVARKGSAAKKTSGSRAAKKAGSR, encoded by the coding sequence ATGCAGCAGCACCACGCATGCGAACACTACGGCAACTCGATGCAGCAGGAGAGGGTTGTGGCACGTACACCAGCGAAGCAGGCGATTGCTACGACGCCGCCCAAGAACGTTGCCAACGCCGCAGCACGCGGACTGCGGCTGCGCGAGCAGCATGGGCGTGGCGGTACCGCGATCGGCGTCGCGCGTGCACGCGATCTGTCGGCGCAGAAATCGCTTTCCACCCAGACCATTCGACGCATGCACGCCTATTTCGCACGTCATAGCGTGGACAAGAGTGGCAAGGGCTGGGCCGACCGTAGCGCGCCCTCGGCCGGCTATATCGCCTGGCTGCTCTGGGGCGGCGATGCAGGCCAGCGCTGGGCGGCGCGGCTGTACCAGCGGCTGGAGGATGCGGCCAATGCAAAGACCGCGACGGGCAAGAGCGTAAGGGCCGGCAGCACGGCCGCTGCCGACGCCAGTGGTACCAAGACGCGCACCGCCGGGAAGGCTGCAGCAAAACGCACCGCAAAGAAGACCGCCGCAAGGAAGGTCGCAAAGAAGGCAAGCGGAGCCTCCTCCGCGAAGAAACCTGCGGCAGGAAAAGCAGTGGCCAGCAACGCGGGGGCCGGTAGCGCGGCTACACGCAAGTCCTCGACCGGCGCGCGCGAGGCTGGCGGCACGACGGCTGCCAGGAAGCCGGCAGCCAAGAAGACTGCAGCAAGCAAGACCGCAGCAAGCAAGACCGCAGCCAGGAAAGCAACGGCTAAAAAACGTCCTGCCAAGAAAGCCGTGACAAAAAAGACAGCTACTGGCCGACCTGCGGCCAGCAAGAGCGCCTCCACGCGCAGTACCGCGAACAAAAGCGCGGGCAAGGCCTCCGCGCCATGGAACACGCCAAGCCCGAAGCGGGCTTCGCGTAAACGTTCGCTTTCTCCAGCGCAGAAGACACAGGCCCAACAGCGCGCCAAGGCAGCGGGCCGCCCCTATCCCAATCTGGTGGACAACATGGCAGTTGCACGTAAAGGCAGCGCGGCCAAGAAGACGAGCGGATCGCGCGCTGCAAAAAAGGCGGGCAGCCGTTAG
- a CDS encoding DUF2256 domain-containing protein, with protein sequence MAMRKKHPLPEKPCMQCGRPFRWRKKWEKVWDEVKYCSDRCRSDSRRQRPAP encoded by the coding sequence ATGGCCATGCGCAAGAAGCACCCACTGCCGGAGAAGCCCTGCATGCAGTGCGGGCGACCATTCCGCTGGCGCAAGAAATGGGAGAAAGTGTGGGACGAGGTGAAGTACTGCTCGGATCGCTGCCGCAGCGACAGCAGGCGACAACGTCCGGCACCGTAG